GCGGTGCGCCTGTCGCCGGAAACCATTCTTCGGCAATTGCAACAGACGCAGGCGGGCGTGGTCGGCGCCATCACCGTCCCGGCCGACCCGGCTCGTCCGTACGAAGTCAGCGTCAAGACGTCGCCGGAAGAGCGACACGGCACCACCTTCCTGATCAATCCCTACACCGGCACGGTACAAGGCACTACCGAAAGCGCCGCGGCCGACTTCTTCATGTTCATGTTTCGGATGCACCGCTGGCTGCTGATGGAACAGAGCGTGGGACGCGTGATTGTGGGCGTGTCGACGCTGATTTTCGTATCTCTGATCCTGACGGGACTGGTGCTCTGGTGGCCGAAGAAACGCAAACAGTGGAAACAAGGCTTCACGGTGAAAACGTCGGGCAACTGGAAACGCATCAACCACGACCTGCACAACACGCTGGGCTTCTACGCTTTTGGGTTGTTGCTGGTCATGGCCCTGACCGGCCTGTGCTGGTCGTTCGAATGGTACCGCGACGGCTTGAGCAACGTGTTGGGGGCCAAGGTATTCGGCGGACGAGGCGGCAAACCGACGCAGGTGGCCCCCCACCCCGAGATGACCGCCCTGCCGGCTTCGGCGTTTCTTACCCTGGCTGACGAGCAGTTGCCTTACGAAGGCGATACACAACTTTCCCTCCCCAACGACCCGGAAACGGCGGTCACCGTGCGTAAGCATCGGGTTGGGTTCTTTGCCCTGGCGGCGTCCGACAAGCTGGAGTTTGATCCGTACACGGGCGAAGTACTGAAGCAGGAAATCTTTGCGGACAAACCTCTGAACGAACAGATCGCCGGCCTGATCCGCCCGCTCCACACCGGCGAAGTTTACGGCACCTTTTCCAAGATCCTTTACTTTCTGGCCTGCCTGATCGGCACCAGCCTGCCCGTTACCGGTACGATCATCTGGATCAACAAGCTGAAGAAGAAAGTCAAAAGACAAAAATCGGCCGCGCGGCAACCGCAACCGGTACGCTAAGGCGGCCCTTAGCGGATCTCAAACGCGTACGTACCGGACATGAGCTCGTAGACGTGCGCGCCTTCCGACGTGCTCAGGAGCCGAATGTTGAGGTTCCCTCTTTGGACCGGCTTGCCGCTTTCGTAGACTTTCTGGTCTTTGCCGACCGGCAGAGTCAGATGGGCGGTAGCGTTCGGCGGAACGGTCGCGGTGTAGAGGAGGCGTTTCCCCGTCTGTTTCCAGGCCGACCGAATCGTTCCGTACGGCCCGTCGTGCGCCGCCGTGAAGGCATCCAGGCCCGGCACCACGTGCGGCGTAAGTTGCACACGTTTGAAACCGGGCTGCGCTGGATCGGGATGGATGCCGCCCAGCCCTTTGTAAAGCCACGCCCCGATTTCCCCGAACATGATGT
This region of Catalinimonas alkaloidigena genomic DNA includes:
- a CDS encoding PepSY-associated TM helix domain-containing protein, translating into MASPSPSFNLRKLFNDLHLWLGIASGLVLFLVCLSGTVYTFRSEIEEALASEKYRINVPAEAVRLSPETILRQLQQTQAGVVGAITVPADPARPYEVSVKTSPEERHGTTFLINPYTGTVQGTTESAAADFFMFMFRMHRWLLMEQSVGRVIVGVSTLIFVSLILTGLVLWWPKKRKQWKQGFTVKTSGNWKRINHDLHNTLGFYAFGLLLVMALTGLCWSFEWYRDGLSNVLGAKVFGGRGGKPTQVAPHPEMTALPASAFLTLADEQLPYEGDTQLSLPNDPETAVTVRKHRVGFFALAASDKLEFDPYTGEVLKQEIFADKPLNEQIAGLIRPLHTGEVYGTFSKILYFLACLIGTSLPVTGTIIWINKLKKKVKRQKSAARQPQPVR